AGTGATAATGAACTGCACTTATACATACCCTACTGGACATCAGATCAATAAAACATTCTGGACCAATACACATGTTAAAAATGATTCTGAAGAGTTTCCAGATCTGTCTGAGGATCCTGAATACAGTCAGAGGCTTCAGTATCTGGGAGATAAACAGAAGATCTGCACCATCAGACTGagtaatgtgacactgaatgatTCACACATGTACTATTTCAGATTCACCACTAATACACCTAATGGAAAATGGATTGGTAATCCAGGAGTGAGTCTTACTGTCACAGGTGACTTTCATGAGGTTTCACTCTTCTTCTCTGCATTATGTTGAATAATAATGAGTGTATGACAGTGTAACAGAGGGAGCGATTGTGAGTTTcagcggatccaaatgcaaacttttattgtagGTTacagacatagacatggtcaggcaggcagggtcaaacaactcAGACAGGTGTATGGAGCTGACAAGAGTAATCCGAGACAGGCAGGCTGAGGGTAGATCAGTGGCGTTCTACGTTATCCAATGGGCGAAGCAGGAGAATGGTCAGACTGCGAGAGTCACAATACagaaacaagaaaacaagacatTATCAAGGAAAAACAGTAAGACTGCTATGCAATACAATACTGAGCGATGTGTGACAGAAAGACCGGGGCATTTATACTCTCTGATTCACGCGGGTGAAGTGCAATgactgatggggaatgtagtccagggGTGTGTCAACAGTCCAGGTGTGACCAACAGAGTTTCACATCTGGTTGAGTGGTTATGTTGAATACCAGATCTGTATGACAGCAGCACTagatataatgtgtgtgttgtgttcagaTCTTCAGGTGGAGTCTCCTGAGAGAGTGACAGAGGGAGATTCAGTCCGTCTGACATGTAAAAGCAGCTGCACTCTGACTGACAGAGCAACATTCATCTGGTACAGAAACTCACAGCCATTAACTGAGAGAAGAGACAGAAACAATGAACTCCTGCTGCAGTCAGTCAGAAGAGAGGATGCAGGCAGATATAGCTGTGCTCTACATGGACACACGTACATCTCTCCTGCTGTTCATCTCAATGTCACGTGTGAGTACAGATTGAGTTTTTCTCCTTAAAGTTGAGGACTACATGAAAAAGAGTAGCAGTTTAGCCAACGGCTGATTCATGATATGAACGTATTCAACCTATGATATAAAATTTATCTAATCAATGTCCtcaaatctaataaaaaaaaaaaaaaaaaaactattatactGTTGCCCCTAATATTTTATCTGCAATGTTTTGCTAGTAAAGTTTTGACAGATGACGATTGTAATCAAGGTAAAGACAAACACATTTTAGCACAATCAAGTGTTTTATAACAGATGTTCGCTGAGGTGTGTTTTGGAGGAGTTTGTGAGGATCAGTGGTGTTTATGTACATATGAACATCACTCTGACAGATAAACTGTTCACTGATGCTGTCGACTCTCATTCAGATCTCTGTATTCTGCTGTGTTTAGTTATTCTGAATGGATCTGTATAGTATCTATACGCAGTCATGTCAAAGCATCTCCATGTGGTCCTGTTTGGTATTGCACAATGACTTGTAGttatataatatgaaaatacaaacacaaagatatcacattcaaaaagaaaacaaaaagaagaaacagTGGTTGCTCAATAAAGCAGCTAGTCCATTCcctatacatttaaaacaaaatcttgATGCTCTGCCatgattaa
The window above is part of the Labeo rohita strain BAU-BD-2019 unplaced genomic scaffold, IGBB_LRoh.1.0 scaffold_148, whole genome shotgun sequence genome. Proteins encoded here:
- the LOC127158369 gene encoding B-cell receptor CD22-like translates to MLMSVRMAARLPLIFLLMIHGVSSADWGVSHSHSHICALMNSSVIMNCTYTYPTGHQINKTFWTNTHVKNDSEEFPDLSEDPEYSQRLQYLGDKQKICTIRLSNVTLNDSHMYYFRFTTNTPNGKWIGNPGVSLTVTDLQVESPERVTEGDSVRLTCKSSCTLTDRATFIWYRNSQPLTERRDRNNELLLQSVRREDAGRYSCALHGHTYISPAVHLNVTYPPRNISVSISPFGEIKEGDSVTLICSSDSNPPAEISWFKEDESSAVGSGQSFSALQSGRFYCEAHNQHGSQRSDAVTVTVHHGAGKNVIVITAASGGGFIIIIIIIIILFI